The genomic region TGGTTGTTGTTCAAAGAACATGGGCAGGCATGAAGTTCGATTTTCTCCCTGAGAACACTCTTCCGGAATCTGGGTTATTCTCTGATTCTCAATGTCATTGAGAATCGGCGGAAGGTAATATCGTGCCTTGAGAAATCCTTCGTTGAATACCATACCAAAAACATTTCCTACGACTAGAAATACCCCCAAAATAGCTACTCCTAAAATTTTGCCTTTCATTTTTCCCTTCTTTCTTCCTTCACAAATTGCTCTATTGTTCTACGGTTAAATTGTTATACTGGGTTTAACCAATTCCCCATCACTATATCTAAACCCCTTAGCCTCAATTTTGATATTTGATTTTTATTATCCCTCCTTTCTCGGCTCAGATGCGGGTTTTTATTTTATATAAAATATAACGCGATTTTAACATTTTGTCAAATTTTTTTTAGTTTGTAATAAGTTAAGAATAAATTTTATTCAGAGGTTCTTTCGGAAAAACTCAATGATTCTTCTCTGGTATTCCTCAAAATAAATCCCATAGCCCTCACCATGGCCTGCACCAGGGATAATCCAGAGTTCTTTGGGAGGTTTTGCTTTCTCAAATAAGACCTCCGCATTTTCTTTGGGTATCTGGAGATCTTTTTCTCCATTGAGGATAAAAACTGGATAAGGAGAGATTTGGGCAATTACCTCTTGAGGAGAAATTTTTTTAGGGTCAATCCCAAAGCGTAAAAAGTAAGTCAATCTTAAGAAGACATTAAAAGGAAACTTAGGAAAACCATAAAGAAATCTGGCATGATGGACCATGGAAGAATAGAGACCCTTATAGGAACTATCAGAAATCACTGCCTTAATCCGGGAATCTTTGGCGGCAACCATTATGGCCACTGCTCCACCCAAGGACAAACCAAAGACTCCCAAATTTTTATTTTCTAAATCAGACCTGGCAAAAATATAATCAATTGCTCCCTCTAAATCCCTTTGTTCAAGATAACCAAAAGAGGTCGTTCTTCCCTGGCTTTCACCGTGTCCACGAAAATCAAAAAGAAATAGATTAAAATCCGCATTATAAATAAATTCAGCTATGCCCAGGAGGTCTGATTTATTTGTTCCTAAACCGTGGCATAAAACTATTGTAGGAAAACCTTTGTCTTTTAAAATTAGCCAGCCCTTAAGCTTTAATTTGTCTTTACTGTAAAAATTGACTTCTTCGTAGGAAAGATTATATTCTGAGGGTAAAGAATTATCTTGCCAGCGTGGTAAAAATGTATTCCGCACAAGAAGTATAAAAGTAAAAACAAAAAGTCCGCAACTTAAGAGAAAAAGGATGAAAAATGCATATATAAACTTTGACCCCACATATTTTAATATATCACTCTCTATAAAGAGGGTCAATAATTTTAAGTTTCCTTGTCGGTTGACAAATTATATGTTATATTTTTAAAGGAGGTCTTCAAGCAGAATTTATAAGCAGAGGGATAAACGATGCCCATTATACTCATTTGGATTTTGGGATTAGAACTTTTTTGTAACCCTGTATCCCAGAATATTTTTTTAAAAAATTTAAGCAGCCGCAGGATAAAAGAGACCGAACAGAAGCCCCAAGAAAAAATAATCTCTTATCTTTTACAGCAGAGAGGATTTTCTGAAGAAGCAAAAAAGAATTTAACCCCCGAAATGAAAAAGTATCTTCCTGAATTTTTTCTGGAGCACCTTATACAAAAATCAGCCCAAAAAGGTAGAACCTTAGAAAATTATTTAGATTTAATCAAAGAAGATGAGGCCGAAAGAAATTCTCTCATTAGTGAACTGAATATCTCTTTAGAGATATACCCTGAGGCATACTTTACATGCTTTTTCAGATTTTTAAGCGAGGTAGTAAAAAATTATTTTGATGAACAGATTCATTTAAAGGTCTCCAATGAAGATTATAAATGGAACATAAAAAGTATTGCCGGAGCTACCGGTGCAGAGGCTTATTCGATTGCCATGATTTTACATGACCGTTTGGAAAACTATGCCCGAACTAAGATATTTCATAATTTACCAGACGGACAAAGAGAAAAATCGGTCAAAGAATGGCTTGAAAGATGGAGGGTAGTAATAGAGTTATACGATATTGCTACCCCATCTTTACTTATTGCCAAGCAAGGCAGGTATAACTACGCTGAAATTTTTGAGG from Candidatus Omnitrophota bacterium harbors:
- a CDS encoding alpha/beta hydrolase, with product MRNTFLPRWQDNSLPSEYNLSYEEVNFYSKDKLKLKGWLILKDKGFPTIVLCHGLGTNKSDLLGIAEFIYNADFNLFLFDFRGHGESQGRTTSFGYLEQRDLEGAIDYIFARSDLENKNLGVFGLSLGGAVAIMVAAKDSRIKAVISDSSYKGLYSSMVHHARFLYGFPKFPFNVFLRLTYFLRFGIDPKKISPQEVIAQISPYPVFILNGEKDLQIPKENAEVLFEKAKPPKELWIIPGAGHGEGYGIYFEEYQRRIIEFFRKNL